The genomic segment GTTTCCTGTATTGTTCAAGTGGTATTGTAGGAAAGGATATTCTATATTATTACGGTAATATAGAACTGTTTGAGAACCGAAATCTATATTGCCGAGGTTGCTCTGGCCTTTACCATTCCAAGCGCCATGATGCCATGGTCCCATAATAATTTCCAAATCGGTTTGAGGGCTTTGCTTGCGAATAGCCTTGTATAACTCCCAGGCTCCATAGCAATCTTCTGCGTCGAATAGACCTCCCACTATTAATACAGCGGGATCAATATCGTAACAGGAACGACGGCTGTCCCGTTCTTGCCACCATTGGTCATAATTTGGATGTTCCATCAATTCTTTCCAATAGGTGATGCTGTCACCTGCAATGCGAGTTAAGTCTTTCAGGCTGCCAACATTCAGAAAAAAGGAGTATTCATCTGTTAGGTAATAGGGCTTGGCTGGTGGCAGGTTGTCGGTCGGGGTGGGGCGCGGGCGATTGACTGAAGTGGCAAATCTGAAACCGTCGCAAAGCATAAATGCGCCGTTGTGGTGATAGTCATCCCCCATGAACCAGTCGGTGACAGGGGCTTGGGGAACTACGGCTTTGATTGCCGGGTGCTTACTTAGTGCCCCCATGAGTGCATAAAATCCTGAATACGAGGATCCGATAATACCGATATTTCCGTTGTTGTGTGTATGGGATAACAACCATTCGGCTGTATCATATACATCACTGGCTTCATCTGTGTCATCCTGTTTTGTTTTATTGCGGATGAACGGGCGTACATTGATGAACTCACCTTCGCTCTTCCAACGTCCTCGCACGTCCTGTATTACAAAAATATATTTTTCGTGGGCATACTTTTTCCATATGCCCCATAGCTTGTTGTTAAACTTCTTTCCGTAGGGTGATGCCTTGTAGGGCGTCCGGGTCATTAATATAGGTGCTTTTTGGGTTTGCTGGAGTGGTTCGTATATTGCGGTGTATAAGCATATGCCGTCTCGCATGGGAATCATAACTTCTTTTTTATGGTAGTTCTCGGTTATCCAAGCTTCAGTTATCTCTTGTGCCGATAGATTAAGTGATAGCCAGATATAAAGCAGGGTAAAGCATAAGGCCTTACCCTGTTGATTTATTGAATGGATCATGATATTAGATGTAATATATGCTATATTAAACAATGATAAGCTCTATCCCGATTTCTTCGATAGACTGTGCCATTGCTTTGGATATTCCAGAATCTGTGATGATGACGTCTACCCGGTTGAGGTCACAAATCTTGCCGAAGCCTCTCCGTCCGAATTTTGAGGAATCAGCCAATATGATTGTACGCAGGGAAGCTTCTATCATTTTCTTGTTTAGATTGGCTTCTGCGATATTTGAGTTGGTGATTCCATGTTCCAAGTCAATTCCGTCTACTCCCAAAAAAAGTTTGGAGCAGGTGATTTGTTCAAAAAGTTGTGAAGTATAATCGCCAATTACAGAACAAGAATTTTTTCTGACTGTACCTCCTAATTGGATAACTTCTATGTTATTGACTGCATTCAGCAATATGGCTGTTTTTAAAGAGGCAGTCACTACGATTAAATGTTCTATCGGAGTCAGTTGCTCTGCAAGCATGTGGACGGTTGATCCTGAAGCTATAATAATAGAGTCGTTTTTCTCTATTAGTTTAGCCGCGGCTATTGCGATTCTTTTCTTTTCGTTTGTTTGCAGCTTTTCTTTCTCCTGAACATTGATCTCCGGAGTCACGGGATTAATGGGGCTTGCACTTCCATGAGTGCGGTAAAGCAGTTTCTTCTCTTCTAAATATTTTAGATCTTTTCGAATGGTAACGGGAGTGACCTCCAGGTCTTTAGCGATATCATTTACTTTGATAAAGCCATTCCTGTTTAAACATTCAAGGATATACTTATGTCTTTCTGCTATACTTGTCATTTGAAATTCTATTTTTTACAAAGGTAAACTAAATCTTAATAAATAACAAATGAAAGTTGTAAAAGTTTCATTATATAATGTAAGTTTCTACTTATTTCTTTTTTTTATTTCTAAAAACGAAAAAATATTTGCTTTTTTTGTTGTGGTGTATTTCTTTTTATGTATTTTTGCAGTGTTATTTCTTTCTATTCGTTTCGTGTTTTCGAAAAACGAATATTAAACAAAAGAAAACGAAATAATCTGCTTGCCCATGAAAGTATGCTAAAACAGAGAAATAGGAAAGCTGGATGTGATATTTATCATTAAGCATTTTATTACGTTACCTGTGTGGTGAGTAAGATTTGAATAATGAGTGATTTGTTTAATGTGGAATTTTAAAAAAAATAGTACCATGAAAAACTATGCAAAGCTATTTAAAACGTCAATGGCTCTCCTTATGCTGGGAGGCCTGTTGGTGGCACCGGATTTGTCTGCACAGAATAAACTGAACACACTGAAATTTGATAAAACATCTCAGCTGAGAGACTTTTTTAGCTATAAAGGAGACGGAACGATACTGGTTAGCGGTCATCGTGGAGGATACGAGGTGGGTTATGCGGAGAACTGTATAGAAGGGCTGGAGAATGTTCTTACCCAAATGCCCGCTTTCTTTGAAATAGATCCTCGCCTGACTAAAGACAGTGTGATTGTACTAATGCACGATGCAACTTTGGATCGTACTACCACAGGGAAAGGTAAGGTAAAAGACTATACATGGGAGGAGCTTCAGTCGCTTCGTTTGAAAGATCATTCCGGTAAAGTGACAGATTGCCGTATTCCGACTTTAGAAGAAGTTATTGTTTGGAGTAAAGGCAAAACAATTATCAATTTAGATAAAAAGGATGTTCCGATGTCTATGATCGCAGCTTTGATAAAAAAGCATAGAGCAGAAAAACATGTAATGCTGACAGTGCATACAGGTGCACAGGCGAGGTACTATTACGACCGTTTTCCTGATATTATGATGTCTGTCTTTGCTCGCAACATGAAAGAGTTTGAAGATATATCAATTTCGGGTGTACCTTGGGAAAACATGATTGCTTATGTTGGCCGCACTTTAACTCCGGAGAATAGTAAAATATGCGAAATGCTTCATGCGTATGGAGTGCGTTGTATGATTAGTGTAGCACCGACACATGACAAACTGCCTACTATTGAAGAACGTGCGGCAAAATATAAGGAGGAGATTGACAAGAGGCCGGATATTATAGAATCGGATATACCGACGGAAGTGTGGAAGGTCTTGCACTCTCGGTAATTGATTTGTCTTCCGGAAATGAATATCCCGGAGTTTGTGATAAAAATAACCTAATGGATAATTTAATAATAAGGAAATTATAAATATGTCAAGAATTGAAGATGCCTTGAAGGCTGCGAATGAGACTTGTGCTCTTCGTATAGGTAGTGAAGTGTTAAATGAGGTCGCTGTTATGTTTAAAGAGCAGTTTCCCGGGAAAAGGGCGGTAGTCGTTGCTGATGAAACAACTTGGGATGTTGCTGGTAAAAAAGTGGAAGAAGAATTGAAAAAGGCAGGGGTGAGGTTGCAACCGGCATTCATCTTTACACAGCCGGACCTGTATGCTGAATATTCTTATATCGATCTTTTGGTCGAATCGTTGAAAGAGCATGACGCAATACCGGTAGCGGTAGGTTCTGGAACAATCAATGATTTGACAAAACTTTCCTCTCATCTGACAGGCAGGAGATATATGTGTGTAGCCACTGCGGCTTCTATGGATGGTTATACGGCATTTGGAGCGTCGATTACGGCGGAGGGTGCCAAACAAACGTTTAGTTGTCCGGCTCCTTTGGCTGTTTTGGCCGATACGAACATCATTAGAAAAGCTCCCGGCGTTATGACTGCTTCCGGGTATGCGGATTTATTTGCAAAAGTTACAGCAGGAGCTGACTGGATACTGGCTGATTGGATGGGTGTTGAGAAAATAGATGAGACTGCTTGGAGTATTGTTCAGGATGGTCTGCATGATGCTTTGGCAAATCCGGAGGGCGCTGCTGCAGGTGATGATGAGGCTATATCGCAACTGATTGAGGGGCTTATGCTGGGAGGTTTTGCTATGCAGTGGTCTAAATCAAGTCGGCCTGCTTCCGGTGCAGAGCACCAGTTTAGCCATCTTTGGAATATGGAACACCATTTGAATAATGGCGAACATATATCTCATGGATTTCAAGTCAGTATAGGAATGTTGGCTGTTACGGCATTCTATGAACAGGTTCTGAGGACCCCTTTGGAAAACTTGGATGTCGAAGCCTGTTGTGCAGCATGGCCGACTCCGGAGGAATTGAAGAAAGCTGCGCTCGAAATGTTTGTAGGAACTGATTTTCCGAATATCGGAGTACAGGAAACGAAAGCTAAGTACGTGACACGTGAAGAATTGGCCGTTCAGTTGCAGCAGTTGAAAGAATATTGGCCGAAAATTCGGGAACGCCTACTTGCACAGTTGCTTCCTTATAAAGAAGTAAAACGGCGCTTGGAGTTGGTTGGGGCTCCTACGGAACCGGAACAAATCGGTATTACGAGGAAGCGTTTACGTGATACGTTTATTCGTGCGCAATTTATCCGTCGCCGTTTTACTGTGCTTGATCTTGCTGTGCGTAGCGGTTATATGAAGCAATGGTTGGACGGTTTGTTCGGCAAAGGAAAGATTTGGGAGATAACGGAATAAAATACGAAAGAACATGAAACAGGAGGGAATGACGCCTGAGGTGGCAAAGAAGTTTAAGTACTGGCAAACACGAACTATTATAGCAAGCATGATAGGCTATGCTTTGTTTTATTTTGTTCGTAAGAACCTAAGTATAGCGATGCCTGCCATGCAGGAAGATTTAGGCATCACAAAAGGAGATTTGGGATTGTTCCTGACACTACATGGGTTGCTGTATGGGGTTTCAAAGTTCGCTAACGGTTTTATTGGCGATCGTGTGAATGCACGCTATTTTATGGTGACAGGATTGGTACTTTCCGCCGTTTGTAATATTTTGTTTGGATTTAGTTCTGCGGTGCTTGTATTTGGCATCGTTTGGATGCTGAACGGCTGGTTTCAAGGGATGGGTTTTCCGCCTTGTGCTCGTTTGCTGACTCACTGGATTCCTCCTACGCAACTTGCAACCAAAATGTCCATATGGAATACTTCACATTCTATTGGTGCCGGCTTGGTGGTGATAGTATGCGGATATATTGTTAGCCTTGGGTGGCGTTGGTGCTTTTGGTTTCCTTCCATTATTGCTTTGGTAGGTGCGGTGGGACTTTGGTTTGCTCTGCGCGACACCCCTCGTTCTGTGGGCTTGCCGGAACTTAATCAAAAGGGAGCCGGCGAAGCTAAGGAAGAATCTTCCAAGGAGTTTAAGGCTTTTGTACGGAAACATGTTTTTGGAAACCCCACTATTTGGGTATTAGCCTTTGCTAATTTCTTTGTGTATATTGTCCGTTACGCTGTGCTTGATTGGGGACCTACCCTTTTAGGAGAATGGAAAGGCATCTCCATTCAACATGCCGGCTGGATGGTCGCTGCCTTTGAAATCTCTGGTATTTTGGGGATGTTGACGGCAGGTTGGGCGACAGACCGCTTCTTTGGCGGGCGCGGACCACGAGTTTGCGTGCTTTGTATGGCTTTGGCTACGGTGTTTATAGCTTTATTTTGGGGATTACAAGAACCTTCGATGTGGTTGGCTACATGTTTGCTCGGAGCTGCCGGATTCTGCATTTATGGCCCTCAGGCACTCGTCGGTATTGCTGCAGCCAATATAGCTACCAAAAAGGCGGCGGCTACGGCCGTTGGCTTTACAGGGTTGTTTGGTTATGCCAGTACGTTGGTTTCAGGTTGGGGATTAGGACTTCTGGCTCAACATTATGGTTGGGATGTAGCGGTCGGCGCGTTGATCTTAATAGCAGTTGTTGGTACTCTTATTTTTATGGCTGCATGGACGGCTAAAGCGAATGGATATGATGAAGGTAATTGAAGGAATTGAAAAATGGATATAAATGAAATAATATTGGAAAAGGTTCGCCGAGTGAAGCATGTAGCTTTAGATATGGATGGGACTATTTATAATGGAGGGACGCTTTTCCCTTTTACGATTGGTTTTTTGGATAAAATGAAAGAGCTGGGTATTGGCTATTCGTTTTTGACTAATAATCCTTCGAGAAGTACTAACGATTATTTGAAGCATTTGAATGATATGGGAATTAAGGCTTCAAAAGATGAGTTCTATACGTCAGCTCAGGCTACAATCGATTATCTCCGGTTGTATCGTCCTGATTGTAAGCGGCTTTTCATTTTGGGGACTCCAAGCATGATAAAAGAGTTTGAGGAGGCCGGGTTTGAGTCTACAATGGACGATGCAAATGATGAGCCGGATGCTGTTGTTGTAGGATTTGATATGTCCTTGGTATATTCGCGCTTGTGTCGTGCTGCGTGGTGGATTAATCAGAAGAAGCTTTATCTTGCGACTAACCCAGACCGGATATGCCCGACTGATAAATCCTTGGTGCTGGTTGATTGTGGGTCTATTTGTTCAAGTTTGGAGCATGCCACCGGGCGAAAGCCGGATATGGTTATCGGCAAGCCTGATCCTCGAATGTTGAACGGTATCATGGAACGTCATAATCTGCAAGCTGAACAAATAGCTATGGTTGGTGATCGGATTTATACGGATATTCTTATGGCACAGCGGGCAAACGCTCTGTCGGTGTTGGTTCTTTCAGGAGAGACAACGCATAAGGAAGCTGTGGCTCTTCAGCCTAACCCGGATTTGATTATGCGCGATTTGGCGGAATTTCAGGAAATGATTTTATTAGCACATAGTACGTTTTAATATATGAAGGTAAAAGTTTTTTTTTACGTATTATTTTTCTCGATAACAGGTAAATACGGTTTGTTACAGGCGGCTCAACCGCCTGTAACTTTTTTATTTAAGGCCTTGCAGATGAATATCTGGATGGGTGGCTCTAAGGTGGATGGGGCGGTTGGTATGATTGTCGATGAAATCATTCATTCGGATGCGGACATCATCTTTCTTAATGAACTGCGGGATTATCGGGGAGAGAATTTTATTTCTTATATGGTAAAGGAACTGAACCGGCGTGGTTATACTTTTTATGGGAAGAACAGTTCTTTGTCAGTAGGAGTGCTGTCGCGCTTTCCGATTGATGAGCAGGAAACAGTCTATCCGCGTGTAAAAGGAGAAAAAGGTGCAATTTTGCGTGTATTGCTTACTGTTGCCGGTAGAAAAGTAGCGGTATATGCCGCTCATCTAGATTATCGGCATTATGCCTGTTATCTACCCAGGGGATATAGCGGGAGTGATTGGAAAAAGATAGCTAAGCCTGTGTTGAATGAGGAGGATATCCTTGCAATGAATGGAAAGAGTGACCGGAAGAAAGCGGTTGAAGTTTTTTTGCAGCGAGTACGGTTGGACATTGAACAGAAACACACCATTCTACTAGCAGGTGACTTCAATGAACCGTCTCATTTGGATTGGAAAGAAGATACGAAAAAGTTGTGGGGACATAATGGGGTAATAGTGAATTGGGACTGTTCCCGTATGCTCTATGAGGCAGGTTTCAGGGATGCTTATCGTTCGGTTTATCCTAATCCCGTTACTCATCCGGGCTTTACGTATCCTGCCGGAAACAAATGTGCACCTGTGGCTAAATTGACGTGGGCGCCTGAGGCTGATGAACGAGAACGAATTGATTTTATTTATTATTACCCTTCCCCGTTTTTGGTTCCGGAAGAAGCTTGGATTGT from the Bacteroides eggerthii genome contains:
- a CDS encoding CocE/NonD family hydrolase → MIHSINQQGKALCFTLLYIWLSLNLSAQEITEAWITENYHKKEVMIPMRDGICLYTAIYEPLQQTQKAPILMTRTPYKASPYGKKFNNKLWGIWKKYAHEKYIFVIQDVRGRWKSEGEFINVRPFIRNKTKQDDTDEASDVYDTAEWLLSHTHNNGNIGIIGSSYSGFYALMGALSKHPAIKAVVPQAPVTDWFMGDDYHHNGAFMLCDGFRFATSVNRPRPTPTDNLPPAKPYYLTDEYSFFLNVGSLKDLTRIAGDSITYWKELMEHPNYDQWWQERDSRRSCYDIDPAVLIVGGLFDAEDCYGAWELYKAIRKQSPQTDLEIIMGPWHHGAWNGKGQSNLGNIDFGSQTVLYYRNNIEYPFLQYHLNNTGNSTPTSQKATVFFSGKNEWKQFHAWPPTGTHPLSFYLGENGTLNMCPPEKKESYSEYISDPDKPVPYTDKTTYTRPKEYMTDDQRFSERRPDVLSFKTEPLKENITLGGAIKAELEVAITTTDADFVVKIIDEYPDDYQNPSQKHTYLMNGYQMLIRGEVMRGRYRNSFEHPEAFTPNHPTRICFSMNDIAHTFKKGHKIVVQIQSSWFPLVDRNPQQFVDIYQCSNNDFIKSTIKVLHQKEHPSRITFNRLN
- a CDS encoding DeoR/GlpR family DNA-binding transcription regulator translates to MTSIAERHKYILECLNRNGFIKVNDIAKDLEVTPVTIRKDLKYLEEKKLLYRTHGSASPINPVTPEINVQEKEKLQTNEKKRIAIAAAKLIEKNDSIIIASGSTVHMLAEQLTPIEHLIVVTASLKTAILLNAVNNIEVIQLGGTVRKNSCSVIGDYTSQLFEQITCSKLFLGVDGIDLEHGITNSNIAEANLNKKMIEASLRTIILADSSKFGRRGFGKICDLNRVDVIITDSGISKAMAQSIEEIGIELIIV
- a CDS encoding glycerophosphodiester phosphodiesterase family protein, which translates into the protein MWNFKKNSTMKNYAKLFKTSMALLMLGGLLVAPDLSAQNKLNTLKFDKTSQLRDFFSYKGDGTILVSGHRGGYEVGYAENCIEGLENVLTQMPAFFEIDPRLTKDSVIVLMHDATLDRTTTGKGKVKDYTWEELQSLRLKDHSGKVTDCRIPTLEEVIVWSKGKTIINLDKKDVPMSMIAALIKKHRAEKHVMLTVHTGAQARYYYDRFPDIMMSVFARNMKEFEDISISGVPWENMIAYVGRTLTPENSKICEMLHAYGVRCMISVAPTHDKLPTIEERAAKYKEEIDKRPDIIESDIPTEVWKVLHSR
- a CDS encoding sn-glycerol-1-phosphate dehydrogenase; translation: MSRIEDALKAANETCALRIGSEVLNEVAVMFKEQFPGKRAVVVADETTWDVAGKKVEEELKKAGVRLQPAFIFTQPDLYAEYSYIDLLVESLKEHDAIPVAVGSGTINDLTKLSSHLTGRRYMCVATAASMDGYTAFGASITAEGAKQTFSCPAPLAVLADTNIIRKAPGVMTASGYADLFAKVTAGADWILADWMGVEKIDETAWSIVQDGLHDALANPEGAAAGDDEAISQLIEGLMLGGFAMQWSKSSRPASGAEHQFSHLWNMEHHLNNGEHISHGFQVSIGMLAVTAFYEQVLRTPLENLDVEACCAAWPTPEELKKAALEMFVGTDFPNIGVQETKAKYVTREELAVQLQQLKEYWPKIRERLLAQLLPYKEVKRRLELVGAPTEPEQIGITRKRLRDTFIRAQFIRRRFTVLDLAVRSGYMKQWLDGLFGKGKIWEITE
- a CDS encoding MFS transporter; protein product: MKQEGMTPEVAKKFKYWQTRTIIASMIGYALFYFVRKNLSIAMPAMQEDLGITKGDLGLFLTLHGLLYGVSKFANGFIGDRVNARYFMVTGLVLSAVCNILFGFSSAVLVFGIVWMLNGWFQGMGFPPCARLLTHWIPPTQLATKMSIWNTSHSIGAGLVVIVCGYIVSLGWRWCFWFPSIIALVGAVGLWFALRDTPRSVGLPELNQKGAGEAKEESSKEFKAFVRKHVFGNPTIWVLAFANFFVYIVRYAVLDWGPTLLGEWKGISIQHAGWMVAAFEISGILGMLTAGWATDRFFGGRGPRVCVLCMALATVFIALFWGLQEPSMWLATCLLGAAGFCIYGPQALVGIAAANIATKKAAATAVGFTGLFGYASTLVSGWGLGLLAQHYGWDVAVGALILIAVVGTLIFMAAWTAKANGYDEGN
- a CDS encoding HAD-IIA family hydrolase encodes the protein MDINEIILEKVRRVKHVALDMDGTIYNGGTLFPFTIGFLDKMKELGIGYSFLTNNPSRSTNDYLKHLNDMGIKASKDEFYTSAQATIDYLRLYRPDCKRLFILGTPSMIKEFEEAGFESTMDDANDEPDAVVVGFDMSLVYSRLCRAAWWINQKKLYLATNPDRICPTDKSLVLVDCGSICSSLEHATGRKPDMVIGKPDPRMLNGIMERHNLQAEQIAMVGDRIYTDILMAQRANALSVLVLSGETTHKEAVALQPNPDLIMRDLAEFQEMILLAHSTF
- a CDS encoding endonuclease/exonuclease/phosphatase family protein; this encodes MKVKVFFYVLFFSITGKYGLLQAAQPPVTFLFKALQMNIWMGGSKVDGAVGMIVDEIIHSDADIIFLNELRDYRGENFISYMVKELNRRGYTFYGKNSSLSVGVLSRFPIDEQETVYPRVKGEKGAILRVLLTVAGRKVAVYAAHLDYRHYACYLPRGYSGSDWKKIAKPVLNEEDILAMNGKSDRKKAVEVFLQRVRLDIEQKHTILLAGDFNEPSHLDWKEDTKKLWGHNGVIVNWDCSRMLYEAGFRDAYRSVYPNPVTHPGFTYPAGNKCAPVAKLTWAPEADERERIDFIYYYPSPFLVPEEAWIVGPVHSVVKGKMKKERSSDCFIRPKRGWPTDHKAVMLSFRVSGLHSENPCNMN